Within Ovis aries strain OAR_USU_Benz2616 breed Rambouillet chromosome 3, ARS-UI_Ramb_v3.0, whole genome shotgun sequence, the genomic segment AGACCATAATGctggaaagcaaaaggagaaggggaaggcagtggatgagatggttagatggcatcaccagctcaatgtacatgaatttgagcaaattccaggagttagTAAAGGACAgtggagactggtgtgctgcagtccatggggtcccaaagagttggatatgacttagtgactgaacaacagcaacaacaaaattttaaatgattttttttaaaaggttcatatagtgaagcagaagatattaagaagaggtggcaagaatacacagaagaactgtacaaaaaagatcttcatgaccaagataatcacgatggcgtgatcactcatctagagccagacatcctggaatgtgaagtcaagtgggcattagaaagcatcactacaaacaaagctagtggaggtgatggaattccagtggagctatttcaactgctgaaagatgatgctgtgaaagtgctacactcaataagccagcaaatttggaaaactcagcagtggccacaggactggaaaaggtcagttttcattccaatcccaaggaaaggcagtgccaaagaatgctcaaactaccgcacaattgcactcatctcatatgctagtaaagtaatgctcaaaattctccaagccaggcttcagcaatatgcgaactgtgaatttccagatgttcaagctggttttagaagaggcagaggaaccagagatcaaattgccaacatccactggatcatggaaaaagcaagagagttccagaaaaacatctatttctcctttattgactatgccaaagcctttgactgtgtggatcacaatcaactgtggaaaattctgaaaaagacagaataccagaccacctgacctgcctcttgagaaatatgtatgcagatcaggaagtaacagttagaactggacatggaacaacagactggttccaaataggaaaaggagtacgtcaaggctgtatattgtcaccctgcttatttaatttatatgcagaggacatcatgagaaatgctggactggaagaaacacaagctagaatcaagatagccgggagaaatatcaataaccttagatatgcagatgacaccacccttatggcagaaagtgaagaggaactaaaaagcctcttgatgaaagtgaaagaggagagtgaaaaagttggcttaaagctcaacattcagaaaatgaagatcatggcatctggtcccatcacttcatgggaaatagatgggaaacagtggaaacagtgtcagattttattttggggggctccaaaatcactgcagatggtgattgcagccatgaaattaaaaggcgtttactccttggaagaaaagttatgaccaacctagatagcatattcaaaagcagagacattagtttgccaacaaaggtctgtctagtcaaggctatggtttttcctgtggtcctgtatggatttgagagttgaactgtgaagaaggctgagtaccacagaattgctgcttttgaactgtggtgttggagaagactcttgagagtcccttggactgcaaggagatccaaccagtccattctaaaagagatcagtcctgggatttctttggaaggaatgatgctaaagctgaaactccagtactttggccacctcatgagaagagttgactcattggaaaagactctgatgctgggagggattgggggcaggaggagaaggggacgacagaggatgtggcatcacggactcgatggacgtgagtctgagtgaactccgggagttggtgatggacagggaggcctggcatggtgtgattcatgaggtcacaaagagttggacacgactgagcgattgaaatgaactgaactgaactgatggtttttccagtagtcatgtatggctgtgagagttggaccataaaaaaggctgagcatcaaagaattcatgttttcaaactgtggtactggagaatcCTCTTGAaagtccgttggacagcaagatcaaaccagtcaatcctaaaggacagtAACCCTgaatgttccttggaaggactgatgctgaagctgaagctccaatactttggaaacctgatatgaagagccattggaaaagatcctgatgctgggaaaagccATATGAACAGCCACTGGAAAAGatcttcatgctgggaaagattgagggcaggaggagaaggggagacagaagatgagatgttgaatggcattatggactcaatggaaatgagattaagcaaactccaggagttagcggtggacagagaagcctgatgtgctgcagttcatggggttgcaaagagtcatacacaactgagcgactgaacaacaacaagctatTTAAAGTAACTATAATCAAATTTTATGGAAAAAGTGGGCTAAAAGCAAATAGCAGAAGAGTGCAAGTATTgataatcaaaagaaaaagcaCTTAGGATGGCTTGATACTGAAATGAGAAGTCAGACTGgataaaaaagcaaaatccacctatatttcattaaaaaagacctcactttcagggactttcctggaggtccattggttaagattcCACTGCAAAGATGCATAACCTAACCTATttcagagaatatatatatatataaaaacttaGGCCATTTTCACCACAGCTGCTTGAGGTCTTCAAAAGGATTAAAGTCATAAATGTCAGGAAAAATGTGAGGTGATCTAAATTAAAAACTGGGAAACATAACAACTAAATATAACACAATTCTGAATTAGGCTTTTTAATTAAGAAGGACTTATGGGACAATTGATGAAATGCATAGAATCTGATGATTAGGTGATCCTAATTTGTCAGTGTTTACCTCCTGACAATGTTACCAGGGCAGTTAATACAGTGATAGGGATGATCCAGTGAAGAGGAAAAACTCAGAATGCAGGAAAAACTTAGCCTAAATTAGGGTAATGAGAGGGCTGTGATGAAGACTACCTATTGAGACACTGCAGTTGGCAAAAGCATAGGCTCTTTATCCTAGTGATaaaggggaaagaagggaggatgGACCCAGAGAGACATGAGCTCGGTTATGGTGGTGAGGAGGGGAGAATTTTTATGAGGTTGCTTCTGTTCTGCCAGTGTAACATGAGGCCAGGTCATCTACTGAGATCTGAGAGCGTGGAAGACCAGTGGTTGGCACGTGTGCCGGGACTTTGAAATGAGAGAAGTAAATAATGACAGACATTTTGAAGAGTGGGAACACCAATACAGAGAAGTGACTAAGATGACCAGGTAGTCTTGAGGGCCCATTTGAGATTTGTGGTTATGAATTTAAACTGAGGGGAATTCCCCGgtagtctggtggttaggactccctaCTTTCACTGTTGAGGGCAAAGATTCAGTCCCTAGATggataactaagatcccacaagctgtgcaacttaccaaaaaaatttaaaaagttaagtaaGATCTTTCATCATGCTTATGGTTTTTCTCCAGCATATCTGTCTGGGTATAGAAGAGGATGTTGGAAATgctaaatgtcatttttttcaaaaggaaaggaaaggaaagtgaagtcgcttagtcgtatccaactaggctcctctgtccatgggattttctaagcaagagtactggagtgggttgccatttccttcttcaggggttcttctcaacccagggatcaaacccgggtctcccgcattgcaggcagacactttaccctctaagccaccagggaatccctgttttgttgttgttcagcatATACATAGGTATTTCTTCAGAGACACTAAATGGCTCTAAACAAACAAAGACAAGGTTTGAACTGCaaagtttttaatgaaaatgtttgtatttttacagCATGCATCATTTCATATCTGTGGTTAACTAGCAATTATTTCAATAATTGCAGACTCATTGTCTCTGAATTTGTCATAATGCTAATGAAATTAAGAGAAAGCAACAGTTCATCTAATCCCTCTTTATATTCCTTCATGATCAGCAGGATGCATAAATGATCTTGCTTTAATTAAGAACTGAATGTACTGGAGATATATTAGATAATTAAGAGTTTAGACAAATATTCACCAGCATTAGTTTCACTggcaaactgaaaaatattatagGCCTAGTGTCAAACAATTAACACATTAGATAAACACCAAGCTTCTTAGGAGACCATATGCTCCTGCTTCTGTAAAACCATTGTTTGCTTGAAGGAATGGTGGTATAAGCTTTCATTCAACTATTACTTTCTTAAcataaaaaagagacaaaatgagCTGAAGAACGATAACTCCACAGTTACAGCGTGCAACCCTCAACATAACTGCTGACGTCATGGTCTCGACAATGACTTTTCCATGCCACCCTGTAGAGAAAGATGAAACAAATTGTAATAAGGCTAAAACATACCTTCCTTGTAAAGTACATACTTCAAATCCTTTGGGAGAACAAAATAGTTCATCAGTACATGAAACACAAGCTATAGACAAATGCAAGTATTGTTATTTGTTAACTGGAGATACATACATCTCCACCAGCCTTCACTAGAGCACAGAATGCTGAACACAAATGTGGAGTCCTGTGTTGTTCACAACACGACTGCAGAGTGCATTCCACATTTActtaattctaaaaattatttcaagatatGACAAGGAATTGGTTATttgtagaatcttaaaaactCCAGAATCCCCTAAAATAAACTGAAGAGTAAAAGAATTAGATTCTGAATCAGTTAAAGTAGATTTTTTCTATGTAATACATTGTTTAGCATAAATCTAAAGCTGCCATTTTCAGTTGTCAGTAGCATACTTTTGTCTTTGAGAAtattctctcccttctctcagaAGAGTAGGGTAAAACAGCTCTCacctgggacttccccagtggtccagcgtTAAGGACCACTGGACCTTCCAATGCTGAGGGAGTGGTTTTGATTTCTGATGGTGGGGTGGGAGGCTagaatcccacatgccctggagtgCTGCCCAAAAAAACCCCCAATTCTTCCTGAGTCCCACCTTTTTTTAGCAGCACCTAATGGCATGTGGTTCCCTGTCCAACagcccctgcattagaagcacaaGTCTTATcaaaggaccaccagggaaatccccagttCTCCTTTTTAGTGCTTAACACAAACCATGCTCTGTAACAGGAACTTACAtaatgttgtaggtcaattatattccaaacaaacaaacaaatataggAACAACTCACAGTAAAAGAGGTCAGAttagcagaaggggatgacagaggatgaaatggttggatggcatcaccgactagatgggcatgagtttgagcaagctcccggagttggtgagggatagggaagcctggtgtgccgcagtccatgaggttgcaaagagtccaaaatgactgagcaactgaactgaacttatggttaccagtggagGGTGTAGTGGGTGAAGTGAGGGGTGGGAAAGTGAGTGAAGGCAGTTAAAGGTACTGCAACATTCTAGGTATAAGATAAATACTAGGAATCGAATGTACAGCATGATAAATGCAATTATCATGCTATTGTTATGTATGAAAATTGCTAACAGAGTAAAGCCTAAGACTTTTCGTCACAcataaatttttttctcctaattctTTAATTTGTATCCATATGATATAATGGATGTTCACCAAAGTTATTGTGATAataatttcatgatgtatgtaagtcaaatcattctGCTGTTTGTCTTAAACTTCTACAGTGCCgtgtgtcaattacatctcaatagaACTGGAaggaggaaacacacacacacacacacaaacaagaacAACATACCATGCTGTAATGCCTTGCTCACTGACAATGTGCTTTGCACATGCTACAGCTTTTTCGATGTCATTTTCCATTAATGCTGAAAAGGAGATGGTGAAAAATGAAATCAACATTCATAGAAATTCCTTTTAAAGTTTAGGTTTGGCCAGCTTTATTCTCTTAGGCTGAGGAAAGAACAATTAAAAGTATGTTTTAAGAGTCCATGTGTCTGTGAATATCGTGGGAAAATTCTTTTCCATCCTATTTGACATGAAAAGAAGCATTTTGTGTCTCATTTGCCAAAGTCAATGGAAGCTCTGGGAATTCTTAACTAATGTGATAGAATGTTCTCTTTTACTCTGgattataaaatcaaaataaaacaagcagACATGCAGAAACCAGTCTAGCAGTTTTTTGCTCACCAACTCTGTTACTGGAAGTTTATCCTAAAGAAGTACTAAGAGATGCACCCAAGATGTGTGTACCAGATATTCCATAGCAAttaataaaaggggaaaatacaGCTTGAGTGCTTAACAGTGTGATTTGGATTGATAAACTATAGAACATTTTTTTAGTGGAATTTATTCATcttgaaatataataaagattGGTATTtgttgataaaaataattttgtacaaAAAAGAGCATATTGTAAAGTAGTAAGTTTAGtacaatttctgttttgttgaaaCACATTGCTTACATGTTTGTATCTGAGTACAGATATATGTAATTTGGCTTTACATTCATGTCTGAGAGTGATGTATATTCTGAAAGAAACTGTGGGTACCAAAATTTGCCAGTGGTCATACATCTCAGGGTAGTAAGAATATTTACTCAATGACCACATATTATTgcataatacaaaatatttttaaagaaaattaactggATACAAAGGAATATTCTTAGACTAATCttctcattaagaattttaatatttaaaaatttaacagtaTAAATTTTGTAATAGTTCTCCAATATTTTATGTACTAAAGATTCcatatctctattttaaaaggaactcaatagaattttttttcactgCAATTAAACAGTTGTGTAAATTAACTTGTTCAAATGACAATATTTATATAGGAACTATATCTTATGGAGATGTAAGCTAAagaatttagaaatgaaatatcATAATGTTTCTAATTCTCTTTAAATCactaagcaagaaaaaaaaaacatatatgtaatttgtagggaagatcccctggagaagggaaagactaccctctccagtattctggcctggagaattccacagactgtagagtccatgggattgcaaagagctggacatgactgagcaactttcactttcacatataatttatatacataaaagaagtaaatatgaaaaaatattaaaaactgttaAAGTACATAATGAACATATTGATGTCTATTAATGTTTctaatttactatttttaaaaacatttcatcattaaaagtaaaaataattttttaaatgaccacaTGTATTCCTCCTCTTTGTTTAACTAGTAATTCTTTATTTTCCAATAAAGgagagtagattaaaaaaaaaaaaagaccacacaACCAAATTATCCCTAAATCTCCCCAGACAAGATAAGAAAGAGGAATGGTATTGTTCTCTACAGAGCATCAACAAGTCTAGTTATAATAAAGTCATAAGTCATTCCAGAAACTCTTGATGGTAGCAAGAGCAAGTAACCTTTTATCATACCAGCTCTTTAATTTCTTACTTAAGAAATTAGAAGGAGGATAATAGAGAACTTCTAGAAATTAATATGGAGCTTTTCTAGGTCCCTGATGAGCTCTTTGAGACATTTTCATTTGTATTGAATCTCTATTCTTATAGATAAAACCAGATGGGCCCTGTGTCATCACTCAACGTTCATCTTGCCTTACCGCTGCAGGACACATGACAGCCGTCAACTGCGTTAGGGGTTTTGCCATCATTACACCACCACTTGCTGTTGATCTGAAATATCCCATaatcagtgctttcactgccaggatTGTAGTTTGTAGCTTTTGTGTTATAACCGCTTTCCCATTTGGTCAAACACAAccctgaaaaaaatgtatttttagttgAAAAACAACAACTGGACCTGACTTATACTTCATAGACAAATCAGTTCTTTTAAATAATAGTATTTTACTAATGACTTTCATAAgtattaatataaagaaatattttccttgcAAGATATTTTAACAGTTTCATGTTAAAGCATCCTTAAGAAAATTCTTCTATTAGTAAGTCATTTGGTAATTCTAATGAAACaagataatgcattttaaaaaactttaaaaagctcTTCCCCTGCTCCCATCCCTCAGGTAAGCCAGaccatagaagaaaaaaaatcaacagggtTGTTGAATGGGTTTGGTCTTTATCAGTAGATGTATATACAATTGGAATAAtgctttttattaagaaaaatatgtttctgggagaaagaaaaatttttagcATATCTAAAGGTGGATTTGGGTATCAAATTAGAATCTGAACAATAAGAATCATAAACTAGGAAAGACTATATCATGCATCTATCCATCTAGCCATTTGCTCATTATTTCAAAAATAGTTATAGAGGGGAAATGTCTGAGttcaatttgaaaaatacagtgGTGACCTTGACAAATATGGACTACAATactaaaatttttacttaagGCACATCTTGAATtctgaggaagaaaatgaatattaatcAACTtgagtgaaaataataaaatgtcatttcTTGGTGCATTTCAGGGATCTATATATGGATATTGACTAAAGGGAAATAGGTTCCTACTGTCCTTGTTCTTGTTTTATGAATTCaatgtaattttttgaaaaagcattGTTGTTAAAAGCCCAACATCTTGGTAGGagtataaaaatgagaaaaataatgccTTACTCAGGCTTGTAGAACCCAAGTTCCAAACTAGAAATGGCTAGAGTCAGACACCAAGAGCTTGAAAGAGATATCCCAGGTGTTGAAACATTTTATCACCAGCCTACAAGTGCCAGCTGGCAGATTTAGTGGCACTAGAGGAGTATAGGGGGACCTGGCATGTTTAGAATGATATAGAATTTGACTCTCCCATTCTTCAATCCTTCACTTGGTACATTTGATTCTAAAGGAGCAAGTTGATGTTTTTAACCATGGTAAGTGTACAAACCCTCCAACAAAGAAAAACCCATTCACTCAAAGTCCCTTGCTCATTATTCATCCTCTGTTAGTTCCACACCTGGTCAACTGtttggaaggagaaagaagagttaACTTACAGTTTGCCAGGCTGACTCCCTTATAGTCATCCAGTCCGAGTTTCTTCAGAGTTCTGGCAAGCTCACATCTCTCAAAGACCTTGCCTTGGACAGcaacagaaaggaagagaagccccAGAATAACGAGAGCCTTCATGTTGACTGAGAAGTCAAGTGTCCAGACTGACCAGGGTGAGCTGGACTTGCTATTTAACATCTTTTCACTCCCCTCTTATCTCATTGGTTTGGTGGCTCCACCCTCTTAGACATGTGGAAAACAGAAAGTTTATTGGTCCACACACTTGTAAAGTTTTCCTTCTTATCTTTGAAGAGATATATTCTGATATCATAAGAATTAGTctgtagaaaataatgaaatgacaTTGCCTAAAGACATTTCTCAGGAAGAACTGGAGTTAGCATTATTGCCAAAAGAGGAACTTCCTCTTATTTTATTATGAAGTTGAacaagtataaagaaaaaaacctgaatgaacatgTTACTCAACTGAAAATGAGCTCCCATTTTGATTAACATTCATTTACATTAAGGTGTTTTGCATATTGTCCTtatctttttcacttaaaattattttatatacactTTTCACAAAGAACATGACACACTCCTGTTGTTCTGATTGGTATATAGCCCAGCACCATGTTGATCACAGATTCCTATACTCACTCTTCTGGTGTCTATTGTAAATTCTTAATTTATAAGTCAGTATTTTACTATGATCAGTAAACCTCATGTGAACAACATTCCTAACTCCTTTCTCACAAAGCCTTACTTCACATTTCCTTATTAGAACATAATGGGTCATTGTAAAGCAAGGGAACTTTATAGTAAAACCTacaacaagctggaatcaagattgccaggagaaatatcaataacctcagatatgcagatgacactacccttatggcagaaagtgaagaagaactaaaaagcctcttgatgaaagtgaaaaggagagtgaaaaagttggcttaaagctcaacattcagaaaactaagatcatggcatccagtaccatcacttcatgggtaatagatggggtaacagtggaacagtggttgactttattttggggggctccaaaatcactgcagatgattgcagccatgaaattaaaagatgcttactccttggaaggaaagttatgacctacctagaaagaatattaaaaagcagagacattactttgtttacaaatgtccgtctaggcaaggctatggtttttccagtagtgatgtatgtgagagttggactataaagaaagctgagagccaaagaattgatgcctctgaactgtggttttggaggactcttgagggtcccttggactgcaaggagatccaaccagtccatcataaaggagatcaatcctgggtgttcattggaaagactgatgttaaagctgaaactccaatattttggccacctgatgtgaagagctgactcatttgaaaagaccctgatgttgggaaagattgagggcaggaggagaaggggacaacagaggatgagatggctggatggcatcactgactcagtggacatgagtttgggtgaactccgggagttggtgatggacagcgaggcctggggtgctgtggttcatggggttgcaaagagtcggacacaactgagtggctgaactgacaGACTGACAGAAGATAAACAGAATACGTCACTCCAAAATCTTCCACTTTGACACAAatattattttgagctgaaggcaatggAGGAAAAGCAGATCAAAGACAagttctctgtcctccccttatTTTCTGGAAAGCAGAACATAAATTTGTACATAAATTAATCACCAACAACCCTGAACACTTATCAGCCCCAATACAGCCCCAGAGGACTCTACAGAACAAACATTAGTACTAGTTACTATCTGCCAttagtttcaaatgtatttaTCACCCCCAAATTTGATACACTTGGAAGCCTGCTACTCTTTTCCTCTCTGTAGTCGCTCCTCTGATTATATACTGTTCTTTGGTTCAGATGGTCTGTAAGTCCAAATTCCAGCCACGTCTGTGAGTTATTTATCCCCGCATTTCTCATAAGTATACATGAGATGTACATGCTAGTATACTTGTCcccttttctcttgttaatctgtatTTTATTGCAGAGCTCCAGCCAAAAAccaaaaagagtaaaatgaaacACATGTTTCCTCCTGTACAGTTTCTAGTATTGTTGATGGGACAGTGAAAACCCAGGACACTCCACTCTCCCTGGAGACTGCAGCTGAGATATGGGATAGCTAACAACAGACCAGCAGAAGGTAAGAATTCTTACCATGTCGGTCTCCCAGCTCTCTGTCTGTAGTGCACAGtcaacagaggaggagaaatattTCTCCTTGTCCCTCCCTTTCCAAATTCACAGTGGTAGGAGAAAAACATTTGTGAAAATAGATCTTGAACTGTGACTCTTGTGAACATGGTTTTGGTAATAAACACCTATGGTCACTGATCCTTAGCCTCCCAGAAGGAATCGTGTTTTCCTTTGTCCCTTTCATTTGTCATAACGATGAAAAATCATCAGATGAGAATCTccaattgttttgttttatatcctAAGAATGTGGCTTTGTAACTGGTGAGAATATTCCCTCTGGTTTCTGCTGCTTGGGAACACAGGTTGTCTGTCAGACTTGCATCAGCAGCTAGTCAGCCAGCTAGGAGCTGAAGACATGAAGTGACAGGCAACATTCTCTTTGTCCAAACATGCTGGCTTTCAGGGGAGTTTGTCTTAATAAAGGGTCTCAGTTC encodes:
- the LOC443322 gene encoding lysozyme C-3 precursor; translated protein: MKALVILGLLFLSVAVQGKVFERCELARTLKKLGLDDYKGVSLANWLCLTKWESGYNTKATNYNPGSESTDYGIFQINSKWWCNDGKTPNAVDGCHVSCSALMENDIEKAVACAKHIVSEQGITAWVAWKSHCRDHDVSSYVEGCTL